The segment GCAAGACAAATGGCCATGTATCTCTGCCGGGAGATGGTGGGGGCGTCGCTTGAAAATGTGGGGCTTCATTTTGGGGGGCGCGACCACACGACCGTGATACACGCTTGTAGGACAATTAAGAGCAAAATGGAGAAAGATCAGGCATTCGCGGAGCAGGTAAAAGGTCTCCAGGCACAAATGGGCGGATGAAGAAGTTACGGCGACCAAGACAGGTGAGTAGAAATAAATTCTTTAGAGCTTTGCGGCCGCGGCGGTAATTTATATACACCGCATGTATCCATGTATTTGACAAAGCGTCAAAAAGAGATATTAGATTATCTAAAAGATTTCGTGTCGAAAAACGGCTACGCCCCCACGTTTAACGAGATCGCGGTGGCATTCGACTTCAGGTCTAAAGGGACGGTCTATAAGCATATTAAGGCGCTAAAGAACAAAGGGTTAATTCAGCACGAGTGGAACAGAACGCGCGCAATTGAAGTGATTGAAGAAAGCAGAGAGAGTAGAATGCTTCCTGTTTTAGGAGTGGTGGCGGCAGGGATCCCTATTGAGGCAATAGGGTCTTTTGAGGAGCTGGAGCTACCAGACTCGTTTATCAGAGGGGGGAGCCACTATGTCCTGAAGGTTTCCGGCAACTCCATGGTAGACGAGCAAATAAGAGATGGGGATCTTGTAATTGTTTGTGAAAAGGACATGGCCGAAAATGGAGAAACTGTTGTTGCTCTGATTGACGGTTTTGAGGCGACCATAAAGAAGTTCTTCAGGCGAAATGGAAAAGTCGAGCTTCGCCCAGCAAACGAAAATCTGAAGAGCATAGAGTTGGGAGAAGAAAGAGTTCAAATACAGGGTATTGTTGTAGGTATCTTACGGCGGTATTAGAAAGGAAACCATGATAGAAATCGGCACGAGCATTCGAGCGGTTACACTGGAGAACCAACATGGGGAGAAGGTCACGCCTGCCGGCTCGAATAGAAAAGTCGTATTCTTCTTCCCTAAAGCGAACACTCCGGGGTGAGCCACTGAAGTGGCCGAGTTTCAGTCACAGATAGAGAA is part of the Candidatus Neomarinimicrobiota bacterium genome and harbors:
- the lexA gene encoding transcriptional repressor LexA: MYLTKRQKEILDYLKDFVSKNGYAPTFNEIAVAFDFRSKGTVYKHIKALKNKGLIQHEWNRTRAIEVIEESRESRMLPVLGVVAAGIPIEAIGSFEELELPDSFIRGGSHYVLKVSGNSMVDEQIRDGDLVIVCEKDMAENGETVVALIDGFEATIKKFFRRNGKVELRPANENLKSIELGEERVQIQGIVVGILRRY